The DNA sequence TTGCTTTTCCCATTGCTCAGGCATGTCAAGTCAAGTACATTCCCAGTTTGGTTCATCTGCAGAAGTGACATTCGTGAGTTAAGAAGACAGGTATTAAATACCAGAACGAAATGAGGAATTCCACAGTTCTATCATTCAAAAGTTGCTAAAATTGCAGAAAAACTCTCCCTCTAAGCTCTGGGGTCACACCTTGCAGCTAAATAAATGGAAGGGCACACTGACTAGCCAGTTTCTCAAAGAAACCCTCATAACAGTCATGAATCTATCGATCTTTTCTAGTAAGGTCTGACTTCCATGGACTTCTAGAGAAGTACCTTCCTTGGAACCAAAATGTATACTCCTATGGGCATGTTTTCCTCGTCACAGCTTCACTTTAATTTTCCATAGCAAGCAGATACATgccaacttttttcttttgtttctagtTTTCGATTATCAAAGGAGGAAATCACTTCCGCTGCCGTAGATAATACTAGAGAAAAATGTTGGAGGTAGGCAAACGGATCGGTTGGTTTAAAGTGCACAACAGAGGGATCAATTACCATGCAGGATACTAGTTGCGACTTGCAGCTCCATTTCGAGGTGGGGAAGCAGCTCAAATAATGACACCACGAGCAGTATTTATTTGCATTAACTCCACGGAAGAGTATCACCAGGCCAACCGTAAACCTGTCAAGACAATATGCCCCTAATGCCCATATTCGTAATCCTACAGTCCTCAGATCTGTAGAaggagagtgtcaaatgcgacAGAAGCTGAGAATGATCGAAACATAATGAACTCACCCGGAGATCAGTAGAATCACGGAAACCACCCATAACACATACTGATACATCGTGTGCTTTTGCTTAAGCGAAGTGGTTGCATATCCAGGAAGAGCATTTCTTTGGCTAACCCACCCGAACTGGGGCCGAACAAAAAACACGAAGCCAAGAAGAAAACCAGAAAGAAATCCCCCAAGATGTGCAAAGTTGTCCACGTGAGGCAGAATGCCCATCGCAAGATTTATTATAATGACGACGACGAGAGTTAACAGTGTTGCTAACTGCCCATACAGACAAAAACATTCTAGATGGTCAAGAGGCACattaaaagaaattcaaaaggcTGAAGGTTCTAATGAAGGCCGTTTTCAGTTCTTTACATGTACCTTGTTTGCGTATATTGTCCAGTTTGTAATGAGTTCGGAAAGCATGCTCCCTAGCAAACCGAAAAGGGCACCCGATGCACCAACCGAGATACTAGATTGGATGAATAGGGCTGATAACAAACTCCCACCAAAGCCAGATATAACATACAGTATCCCGATTCGGGCtgaaaagttggaagaaaaactacaagttaatttttcaaaagctgTAATACTTCATAATAACAGGAGCTGAATATTTCCATGGAAGCATCAGTGGGAGCCTATCCACTTGGGTTTGTGTCAGAATCTCAAACAGATGGAGCCTTTCAAGGTAAAATTGATGATGCATTACGAAGTTGCAGCAAAATCATCTGCTAGAGTAAAGAACATTGATGCATACCAAAACCAAATTCCTGTTCAAGTCGGATCCCTATGAAATATAGACTCAACATATTTGCCAGCACATGGAAAACCCCAGCATGCAACCATATGCAGGTAAATAGGCGCCAAGCCTGGTGCTTCCGAACCACGTCAGCAACTTGTAAAGCGCCCATCTTGTATAACCTGTACAGGAAAACAGCAGATGACATAATCTTGTTCTATGAAAAATTTCCCTAAGCCATAACTCTGCTATCTGGCACGCCAAATTGCATGTTAAGATGGGCTGAACACATAATGTAAATCTCCAAGAGTTAAGAGTTCTACTTTAGATATTAACATTAGATCACGTTTTAACACATGCAAAACAACTCGGACATAGCTCTCAATACACCATTCAGAATTAAATGACTGCTAAGCATTCTCTTGCTTAGACATGTCTTGCTAAGGACTGCAGAAATACTATGCCCAGCTCCATAATGTTAAGCAACATTTATAAGTCTCATCCCTTCTCTGTCTTGCTgctctcttttctccttttttggggGGTTCAAGTTTGTCCAATGGCCTTTATTCAGATCATCCATGAACAAGATGATTAAATCAAACTCAGCTACTTAGTTCCAATTCAAATCAAGAAATTTCTGGTTACTACACGAGATTTCTATTACACAACCACCTTTTACTACAATCCCCTCTAGAACTTGAGGTTCCATTACTGTTCACCTTCTGCCTTCAGGACCCTATTTAATTTGAAACAAGTACGTGGAAATGCATACGGAACATTAACTATAGTATAGCCTCAGAAAAGTTACTGCATCTCCGGCTCCTCTCTCCGCTAATAATTGACCTCACGAGCTTCCGCATTTACCATTATGCATCTCGAATCACAATGACTTGGAATTCTGGGTATAGATCTCTCCCTTCTCGCAGCTTAGAATCCCATTCCCACAAGGATCATGTAAACTAAACACCAATGGAGCACAAACTCATACAAAGTCATCCGCTACAAGGATCATTATGAAAAACCCTATACAGCATCCACAAGTCCATGTCCTTTCCATCTGCAGACACATCTAAACATTGCATTCCACACACCATGCCATGCATTAATCCCATACACATGCTAGAGATGAcgcaaaaacagagagagaacagagagaggaggaagactCACGTATCTGATGAAGGCCCAAGCAGAGGATTCTCCTTGAACGTTTGAAAAGAGAACCTCCCCAGAAACCTGGCGATGCAAAAGCCGGATTTCCTGGGACAATCGTTCACGTACATGGTCACCACGAACATCACCACGTTGGCCACCACGAACGATAGTACCAGCCACGGGACCCACCGCCCGAACGGCCTGACCTCGCCGAACGCTTGGtcctccgccaccgccaccaccctCCCGTCCCCGCTTCGCCCGTGCACAGTGATGGGCACCTCCGGCGAAGAATCCTTTCCCTTCATTGCgacttttttggtcgaaaatgcGTTAGCTTGTCGTCGGCATACTGGGATTTGTGGGGACACAATTCAATCTCGAACGCAACTTGGGTCGGAAAGGAATTATTAAAAAGGGgagattttttttctggtttggATTGGGTTGGAGGGAAActattcttgtctttttttttttttcttttccttcctgtTTTTTGGTTGTTTCTTCAGCAGCGAAAGAATGCGATACGGACGCGATCGATGCGAAGTGAACAAGAAGACGAATTCTTGCAAAATCGTGAGACGTGGATGATGGGTTTTGTGGTCGGAACAAGGATCTTGCGATCCGCTGTTCTTCGTGTTTTCACAATCTATATTCCATGTCTGATCTCGCACGAATTCTTTCACGAAGACACAGcgatttccttttatttttgttctttgctAAGTTTGCTTGGTCTATTTGTTGaggcttttttcaaaattacgattaaaaaaatttacaaatttagatgttttttcaaaatatttacacATTTACGGGATGTGCGGCTGTATAGCAACCGCACATACCTGTGCGCCTATATAACAAGCATACAACTTTGTTTATAAAAACAAAGCCGCTCGCCTCCTCACTCGGCAGTTTGAGCTCTTCACTCAGTGCGTGCTCTCTCTTGATAGTTTGAGGTAAGttttggtattgttttttttttttttcagtttctcAAATAtagatatttatttatttattttgttattatttatacaTGTTCATTTATTTGcatttattatattattatttatttattttgttatgttatttatttcatttgttatATTGATAGTTATAATATTGATGTGATTTAATGAGTATATTTAGTTGAAATGTTagtttttttatgtaattttatgttatttataggttgttagtaatatgtttttctttttttgttaatgttttggtaatgtttaaattatttataagttgttatcaacaaaatatattgtttttgtctttttatgttatttataGGTTGCTATTAATATCgggcttttttcaaaaatatggtaAAAACAATTACAAATTTAcgtattttttcaaaatatttacacATTTATGGCATGTGCGGCTATCATGCAGCCGcacatctttctctttttttatacttttttttttctttttatacagCTGCACAtctctttttttcttacttttttttctttttatatttatactaaCGTTTATTTATAACGTTTATATTTATACAACTTTAtaaatataacatttttttctttttaaaccttctttttataacgtaattattaataattaatttaaaatttattaagacatataattaatcaataatttaatatttatgtaattaatttgtttagtatgtgaataattaatagatatagataaaattggtaaaaaaaaaagcaaaataaataaaataaattggtaagatacataaagatgaaatatctaaattaaaaaaaagtgcaatagtAGATAACAATCCATGAACTGAAAAAAATTCGACAAATAAACAAGTgtaataatagataacaatccaCAATCCAAAAGTATCATTGATGATGATGTCGTCCTCCTACATGGCCTCATGTTCCGCAACCGGATTGTCTCCGTCGTTCAGCAGGTCTAATGTTGTACCGAAGACAAAGTTACGGATGAGTAGGAAACGTAGATGACGAGGGCATATCCTGTGATGGGAAGTGTGGTCGTGATGTGGGTACATCatcaaaatgggaaaatagtCAATGCTGAGATGGTACATATCCTACTGTAGAATAACCCgagtaaaaaggaaagaaatcaaattgcatatcaTGTCTATAGGAACTTTGAGAATCATCAAACGCTCgtcaagcaaaaaaaatgttttgagcGGAAGTCTGGGACTATCGATTATCATGAAAGGCAAAAGCGAATCCATCATAAAATTGGTTGGCAAACTGGCTGAACCTTAGAGTGAAATCTGTCGTGCTATTGGGGACCGTAAATTGTGATTGTGTATAATAGGTCACGGAGTAGGGGACGGCATCATTAGCTGGATGAGCTCGAGTGGTCCTTTGGGTGGATTGAACGATCTCATATGGGTCATCCTCTTGCGATCTAATGGATGCTGTTGTAGATGCTGGTTGGGGTAGTGACATCATTGTAATCTGCCTCTCCTCATCATACGAGAATAAAATTGCCCTAATTATCCTCGTTGTAGCATGTGTGTTCTCACGAGATGTAACGGAACTTAATTGTAGGATTTGTTTCATGCCATCACCCTGTTCATGAAATCAAAGTCAATAGAAGTTGTCAAATGCCAATAATAtatgttactaaaaaaataattaatgaaataaattaaaaatatttcacgAAACGCTGCACTCATCGCGCCTCTCTTGTAAGAAATCGATCTCCGTGTGTGTCtacggtaccactccatatatttTGAATGATAGTGAAGTAGCTACGTTGCGGGAATATCAAGGACAATATAGTTATGATGTCAATCGTCCGTGGAAATCGACCCAATTCTTTTTAGATTACCTTAAATTTGTATCATGAAAGGCTTTTAGATCACTAAAAGGAataggtattggctgctgcataccAAACTGTCGAAGTACTCGATCCGGATAATGCTACTCAACGATGTGGAAACAGATcagtgggacacgagccctccaaatatGTTGTTCCTACGAGCAGTAATCTAGTAAAGTCCGGAGAATGTAATCGGTGTAGAGCTCCCATGTAATCTATTATCGTATTAAAACACATCAAATTAAACgaacaaattacaaaaagaatTACTTTGCAAACTAACATTATATTGAACTCGTTGGTTGCTATTATTACTTACATCCGCAGATgtcaatttatcaaattggtagcgcagatgtgGCAAAATATGTGTGGAGACTTCTGTTATTTGTCGCGCTTGACTCCAGCTACATAAATAAAAACCAAGAACAGTTAATAATATTACAAGcactgaaaaaaaatttagataaatcAGATGCTAGagttagtttgatttttcttccacTACTGGAGGACCTCGAGCATTTTACTAGATACGGTTGAGGTCCAGCAGCACTTGAGGTCCATCAGAAATCATAAGTCTTCATCGAATGCATATCTTGGTAGTCGGTATTTGATTTATTGCCTTTTTAGTTCTtgggtcataaatttttttcagtgcctataatatatttaagtgttcttgttttttatttatgcagGTGAGTCAAGCCAGACAGATAACAGAGGTCCCCATACATATTTTGCCATATCGTACTAGCAATTTGATATAATGACATCCGCatatgtaagtaatgatagcaattGTGgcagtgaaaatatttttaagcaCTTTACTTTCTATAATTGACAGATTAGGGGGTGCAATAACCTATTTCTTGCTCTTTTGATGTGCGTATATTTAGTTATGTTTAGCAACTATGGCAATGAAGatatttttaagtattttactTTCTATAATTAACAGATTAGGGGGTGCAACTATAGAAAATAAAGTACttaaaaatatcttcattatcACAATTGCCAAACATAACTAAATATACGAACATCAAAAGAGCAAGAAATAGGTTATAACAATACGCTTCAAAGCCATCGGGAACCGGCCCTTCGAGTGTCTGAAGGTGTAGAGTTCCCGTATGATGGTTATATCTATTCTTAATAACTCATAGCCACATCATTAGGATCGTAGGGTATATGGCTAATTAAGTTCTGCAAAATATCACCATGTAATATGTTTTGCCAATTTCCATCAGCACGAAGAAGCCATCCTTGCTTCTTCTGACTTTCTTTCCTAAGAAGTGCTAAGTATGGTTCCAATTCCAATCTGTCGCTGACATCCTAGAGAAATAACAATCTCTTCATAGTATTTTAAAACATGGGATGATCAAgcacatttgatttttttgtctgCCAATAAGTAAAAGCAATTAAATAATGATTGGTGCAATTTCTGAAACAATTAAAACCGTATTAGCGCAATGAGAGAGCACTCTTATCTTTATTCAGGATGTGGGTTCAATAATTTTCATATCAAATGACGAGCCTCACAAGAGATGGCTACAGATTGCAGTTGGTTCTCAATTTTACAGTGATCTAGATGCCAAATTCTATCGTATTATAAATTAGGTTTGCCAAACtggtgattttcaaaagtgacaCGTAAGAAGGAGGCACACCCAAGACTAAACGGGTCGCCTCCTCATGTTGGCTACGTCTCGGGATAAAGCATCTTTGGTGCTCGCCGCCCGAAGTTTCACAACGAGACATCGGAGATCTACTAAAAACTCTCAAATGAGCGTAGAAGATCAAACTTACAATTATCAGGATTTTTCCAGATGGAATGTCCTTCTTGGGGCAATTTAATAATTCCCATATCGGTCCATTTGACCGATAATATTTCACTCCTAATAATCAACACATTATTAGGCCCTACAAATGACCCAATCCTAATGTCATTTCCCTATATCATAAGtagacataataaaaaaaacaaccaacTAAATAGTATCTTGGACACTCGAAATCTTCAGAGCCATAAGAATTATCTCATTAGCTTTAGTATACTTTAAATTTTCAGTGCCATAAGAATTACCTCATTAACTTTAGCGAAATCTTCAGATACTCGAAATCTTCGGAGTCATAAGAATTACCTAATTAGCTTTAATAAGCTAAAGATATACTCGAAATCATCAAATACTCGAAATCATCAAATATTCGAAATCTTTAGAGCTATAAGAATTACCTTGCTAAAGTTATACTCGAAATCTTCATAGTCATAAGAATTACCTCATTATCTTTAGCAAAATAGATGATAAACCTAATGAGGTAAGCTAAAGTTATACTCGAAATCTTCGGATACTCAAAATTTCTAGAGCCATAAGAATTAACTTATTTTTGGGTAAAGCTATACTCAAAATCTTTAGAGCCATAAAAATTATGTTATTAGCTTTAGCAAGCTAAAGCTATACTCAAATTCTTTTTGCTAAAGCTAATAAGGTAATTCTTATGCCTACGAAGATTTCGTGTATTTGAAGATTTCGAGTATGCTAAAGCTATATGAGGTAATTCTTATGACTCTTATCAAAAGCTAAAGCTATACTTGAAATCTATTATCTCATTAGCTTTAGCTTGCTAAAGCTATACTCGACATCTTTAGCTACTTGAAATCTTCAGAGTCATAAGAATCACCTTATAGCTTTAGCAAACTCGAAatcttcaaaaattcgaaatctTCAAAGCCATAAGAATCACCCCATTAGCTTTAGTGCTAAAGCTAATGAGGTGATTCTTATGACTCTGAAGATTTCGAGTATCTAATGCTAATGAATTAATTCTCATAACTCTGAAAATTTCAAGTATAGCTTTAGCTTACTTCATTGGCTTTGGATTAGGTAGTCATGGGAGTACTATTCTCCCAGGAAGTTATAGCAAATATCAAATGCTTTGTTTCCACCACTGCTTCGTATAGTACAACATTCGGACGGCGTAGCCTAATAAagtgtcatttttccctttcgtTACCTAGAAATTTTCACAGAGAAACCGCTTTATCGCGACAGGTCGAGTAGTTTTTACAAATATGGACTTCTCTATAAGGCCACGAATATGGCACGCTCAATAATCGTCTAACCAGAATTAGAAATGCTAGATgtacaagaaagaaaaacacgtgCACCTTTATGAGAATCCGTTGGAAAACTAATGCGGAACATCGACGAATTGAGACTCGAGCCTTTCCCCTCTATTCCCTCTCGTTAACGCTGGCCGATGAGTCAACCACCTTTCTAAATGAAAAGGTACGTTCAGAAATTTTGAGAGTCGAGGCTAGAGGGGGGACTTGAGCCTTTATATAGAGTTTCGGCGCGGATCCTCTTATCATGAGTCGTGCCTCTGCGGCCTACAAAAAGCTAGCCCATATTATAACTAATTAGGAATATATATCATATTTTAATGGACCAACCTATACTTTGATTTCAGTTAATGTGGACCACACTAGGATAATTCTTACATTCTCTTCTTTCCCTAATATAGAATAcctagaaaaattgaaagttcttagAGAGGAACTATAGAAGTTTGAATGGTGGACGACTCATGGGCATCCATCATCTCTTTTTGCTAAAGCTATACTCGAAATCTTCAGAGCCATAATAATTACCTCATTAGCTTTAGCGAAATCTTAGGATACTTGAAatgcaatt is a window from the Rhodamnia argentea isolate NSW1041297 chromosome 8, ASM2092103v1, whole genome shotgun sequence genome containing:
- the LOC115736632 gene encoding RHOMBOID-like protein 1, whose translation is MKGKDSSPEVPITVHGRSGDGRVVAVAEDQAFGEVRPFGRWVPWLVLSFVVANVVMFVVTMYVNDCPRKSGFCIARFLGRFSFQTFKENPLLGPSSDTLYKMGALQVADVVRKHQAWRLFTCIWLHAGVFHVLANMLSLYFIGIRLEQEFGFARIGILYVISGFGGSLLSALFIQSSISVGASGALFGLLGSMLSELITNWTIYANKLATLLTLVVVIIINLAMGILPHVDNFAHLGGFLSGFLLGFVFFVRPQFGWVSQRNALPGYATTSLKQKHTMYQYVLWVVSVILLISGFTVGLVILFRGVNANKYCSWCHYLSCFPTSKWSCKSQLVSCMMNQTGNVLDLTCLSNGKSNVYVLSDDDPSLIQSLCNQLCS